ACAACTTTATTGTTTATCACACAAGTGTGAAAGACACTGGATGAACCTTTTCTTCAGTCTTGCatgacaacacacacatgcacatgcacaaaaaaaaaaaaagacttgtcaAATAACGCTGATGTTCTGTACAGTCGACAGtgaaaaacaacatattttttaaatctcccTCAGGATATTACCACAGCAATGACAAACAGCAACGTGACAAGCAAGCCACCTGTGACACTTCGCCTGGTTTTCCCGGGGAGCCAGTGTGGCTCACTGATCGGCAAAGGAGGCTCAAAGATCAAAGAAATCCGAGAGGTAGGAatcgttttcttttttattttccagcagGAAGTTGTTTTTCTGCACCCAAACAAGGACAGAAAACATTCTCCCTGGTGCTCCGACACCCTGAGTATCAAACACTCAAGTCaaaatgttcttgtttttctctccCTTAAACTATGTGAAACTATGTGTATGTTTtctaaaggggggggggggggggggggggggggggtgaaaatcCCATTGAGTATGCCTGTGAGGATGAGCAGGGGCTGAATACTCATTCTGAATGGACAATATTTGTGTGCGCCTCTTCAAATATTGGAACGCACATTGCTATTTGGCTTGCAGCTGCTCCCTGCATGTCAAAATGTGTTCAGGATAATTTGTGGGGGTGCTTGAAACGGCATTTCAATCTGGGTGATGGCGTGCTCTTTTCAGCAATAAATAGCCTTTGTATTTTCTGTTGTCTGATGATGTTAAGACCACAGGCGCTCAGGTTCAGGTGGCAGGAGACATGCTGCCGGACTCCACAGAGAGGGCTGTCACAATCTCCGGCACTCCACAGGCCATCACTCAGTGTGTAAGACACATCTGCTCTGTGATGCTGGAGGTAAGCACTGTCAGCCAGCAGATGATCTTCACGTTCAGTGGCTCTATTTAGAAGTCAAGTATGTCACATTTATTTAGAGAGCAGTGGAAGGTATTCGGTAATAAATTCAGGCCATCTTCAAAGCTAAAGCCCAGATAATTGATAGTGTTAGCTCTTAACCTCGGCTGTCTGGTGTACCCTGGTGTGTATTCTATaacaaacatataaaaaatgATATTGTAGTACTTTCTCCACACTGTTAAAATTCCAGTGTTTAGGTTCATACAGTACAACTCCTTTGCTTTTGAGACCTCTGTTTAAAACTTTTCTCACACCGTCCACTGCAGCACATGGTGTTAATATATTCTGAGGAGCTTTGAGTTCGGATTTAGGTTTAGTATCCACTTGACCTCTTTCTATTTTGATCAAAAACTTACCAATTCCCtattttcagctgtgctcccagTTGTATCGCAGTTTTCTTTGGTCCAATCTTTTATGTTACTTTCTCAGCAGATGAATGGGGTATAAAAAGATTCAGGCAGTGCTATAAAAGAGGATATAAAACGCATCAATGCCAGTAAGAGTTCTTTCTCTCAGCTGCACCAGTGTATaaatttttcctcctttttggtTTGCATGACTGTGTCTCCAGTCTCCACCGAAAGGAGCAACTATTCCCTACCGTCCCAAGGTCATATCTGCTGGAGCCCATGCAGTATTAGCACCACAGCACTCTGCACAAGTAAGTAGCCACATGGGAGTTGTTTAGCTGTGATTCGAGCTAATTTAAATACATGTAGCAATTGATCTTATTTTGTGGGATCTCCCAATTACACTGATCATTAGGGAGCCTTTTTACTACTAAAGGGGAAAAACTGTGTAATTATACAGCCATTAGCTTTTCATATTGTTAGGTTTGTGATCATATTTACATGCATTCAGCCAAACATTTATGAATAACTTGCACTTCCATGAATAATTCCTCTCCAGTGTGAAACCTGAAAGATGTCGTGTCTAAAGCGGATGTTTTCTACAAGCTGCCCGGGTGCTGTCCTGAATTTGgcagagtctgctctgacctaTCAGACATCTGTTTATGTTATTGGATTTCCAGCTAATGGtcagagaaggggggggggggggagtgaacagcagatgacaTTTAGATGAAATTCCATCAAATCTATAAACATTAGAGCTATGGAAAAGGGGAAAGGAATTGCTTTTCACTGCACTGACTTTACTCTTTATACTCTGtgacaaatgcatttttcaagTAACGTGTTACAGCATGTCTGCACTACCCAGTTGCGTAACCATATCTCATCTGTTATTCCTTCCAGGCCTTTGCAATTCCAGGGCAGTATGCTTTTGCACATCAAGATGTAAGTGTGTTCATTTGAGTGACCGACATCAGTCCTAATGACCTACTCCTGCCCACTCCTTCCAAGCCACCAACACGCCCTCTATGTAGCCTACTCTGCAAAGATGAAACTTTAATAACCCCGATCTGTTGACATTACTAACACTAACCCAGAGTAGCAGCATGCACTTGATTGAAATGGAAATGAAGATTTGAAGAGTTCATGATCAGTTGTAGCTTTGTAGCCAGAGATGTGACTGTGTTTTCAGATGACTGCTATGAGAAGTCAGCATGCTTTCTGAGGGAAATGAATCTCTTGATACTGACACCATGTGTGATGTTTGTGAACTTCAGATTGGCTCTGTTTTGTAGTTGTCAGCTCCTTTGAAATAATCCAGTTTGATTGGTTAGCTCTAACTTCCTTCCTACCCTGCAGTTGACCAAGCTTCACCAGTTGGCTATGCAGCATATCCCCCTCCCTTCCCTTGGGCAGAGCAACCCTACCTTCCCTGGTACGTACCCATGGCTCCCCAGGGAAGTCCATCTATCCCTCAGTCATCACTCCTCTTTGAATCACACCATCATAAACACTGCTGTCACTTCAGTGAGGATCAAGGATTTCTTTGAGAGTAGAAGGTGGCTTTACAGTGATGTGCATACATCTAAAATGGCCAGATATGTTTTGTAATTGTATTTGCATCGATTTGTACAAGATCAtaagatgaaaaacaaaacagtaatgaACAGGATGGTACATTTTTAAGGTTAAGCCACCCAGAAATTTTATTTTACCTTGAATGATAGtcactgaaatatttatcaCTAAAAAGAATATGCGACAGACTGAAGCAGACAGAATGATATATaaggaaaaacagcagctttctctgagagagaaatgtgaaaaatgtcaaaaaatatttacagtttaGTAAATATTTAACCATTTCTCACTATTTCTCACATCAACC
This is a stretch of genomic DNA from Archocentrus centrarchus isolate MPI-CPG fArcCen1 chromosome 15, fArcCen1, whole genome shotgun sequence. It encodes these proteins:
- the LOC115792917 gene encoding poly(rC)-binding protein 3 isoform X2 yields the protein MSDKEEMASDGSLNVTLTLRLLMHGKEVGSIIGKKGETVKKMREESGARINISEGSSPERIVTITGPTEGIFRAFSMIAQKFEEDITTAMTNSNVTSKPPVTLRLVFPGSQCGSLIGKGGSKIKEIRETTGAQVQVAGDMLPDSTERAVTISGTPQAITQCVRHICSVMLESPPKGATIPYRPKVISAGAHAVLAPQHSAQAFAIPGQYAFAHQDDWMHLPPQVHKSWQYLMILLAA